The Priestia koreensis genomic interval TAGGCATTCATTAAGGTTTGCTCTTGGTCATGTGACAATTTATGACCTTGTTCGTGAACAGCGTAACGAAGAGCATCTTTCGTTACTTGTGAAAATGGCGTATAGTTTCCCATAAGCTGACGTAAAAATGAATATTCGATTTGCTTTTGGCGCCATGTTTGACTAATTTGTTCTCCCTTTTCGGGATAGAGCTCTTCGCACTTTTCAATGACAGAATGAACGTCAAATAACGTTCCATACACGTCAAAGATGAGGGCTTTAATTGAAGAAGACATAGCAAAACTCCTTTTTATGTGAACCACTACCTGTATTATAGCCTTCTCTTAGTCCTTCAAAACCTTACCCATAATAGTCGGAAAAATTAGATAGACAAATAAAAAGGAGTGTGATACATTCAACTTAATCGTTTAAGTGAAGAGGTTATGAAGAATGAAAAAAGTAACGATGAAAGATATCGCGAAGGAAGCGAAAGTGTCCGTTGCAACTGTAAGCTACATTATTAACAACGTAAAAAACCAAACGATTCCATTAGAAACACGAAATCGCGTGTTAGAGATCGCTCATCGTTTAAATTATGCACCAAATTTAGCTGCTCGTTCGTTAGTCAAACAAAAGACGGGTCTTGTTGGTATTTTGCTGAATAGGGGGCCAAACGAAACGGTGTGGAAAGAGCTATATCACGCCCGTTTTGTCAGTCAGTTAGAAAAACGATTAACAGAAGATGGTTATCATGTGTTGTTTTCAACGATTGATGAAAAAGCGCCTAATCACCATATTATTACGGAGCGAAAGCTTGATGGCGTATTTTTAATTGATGTGAAGGAATCAAACTTCTACCGTATTTCCAATCAGTTCACGATGGTTCCCATTGTCTTAATTGATAGTTATATAGAGGATGAGCTATTTTTTAAAGTACTGCCAGATTTTGAACGTGCCGTGCAATGTGCCAAACAATATATAACGAGAGACTACGTAATCATTATGGAGGAGTTCCAAAACGAGCAAATTCTCCAGCGTGTAAAAGCTGCAAGTGGCGTACTTGATGAGTATATTCATATTGCCACATCAGAAGAAGATCTTGCTTATTTTCTAGCAAAAAACAAGGGGAAACAAGTGATTGTCTTTAATGAGTTTTTGGCAACCGCTGTTAAAAATCAGCATGCGAACGAAGACATTATTTGTGTGTGTACAGCTGGCTGTGAAGAGCTAGTTCCACGGACAGTGAAAAAAGTTACGTTTAAGTCGTCTAAGGATGAAATAGCATTTCATATCATGAAGCTATTATTAGATGAGGAAGATTGTTCTGACATGATTAAATACAAGATGCAAGAAGCAGAGTAATTCTGCTTTCCTTTTTACGCTAAACTTAAACGATTAAGTCAAACTATTAGGGGTGGGTATTATGTTAAAGGAAGCTGTTTATCATCGTCCAAAAGGAAATTTCGCGTATGCATATGATGCAGAAACGTTACATATTCGTCTAAGAACGAAAAAGGAAGACTGTAGTGCGGTGACAATTTTATGGGGAGATCCTTTCTCATGGGAGAAAAATGAGAATGATGTATGGGAATGGCATCGTGATCAGTCTGTTTCAATGAGAAAAGAAAAAAGCACGAGTCTATTTGACTATTGGTTTGGTGAAATCAAAACAGAAACAAAGCGTGTGAAATATGCATTCCAACTAGAACAGAAAAATGAAACCGCTATCTATACAGAAAAAGGTTTTTTCGTTGATTTAAATACACGAACAAATAATTCATTTTTTACCTTTCCATACTTAAATGAAGAAGATGTCTTTTCGGCCCCTTCTTGGGTAAAAGATACGGTATGGTATCAAATTTTCCCTGAGCGTTTTGGAAATGGAGATGAGTCAATTAACCCGAAAGGAACGTTGCCATGGGGAAGTACGGAGCCAAAGCCTGATAATTTCTTTGGAGGAGATCTGCAGGGAATTATGGATCACTTGGATCATTTAGTAGAGCTTGGTATTACAGGTTTGTATTTAACACCTATTTTCAAGGCTTACTCAAATCACAAATATGACACGATTGATTATATGGAGATTGATCCACAGTTTGGGGATAAAGAAACGTTTAAGCAATTTGTAGATACGTGTCATGAAAAAGGCATCAAAGTAATGCTTGATGCGGTATTTAATCATTCTGGATTTTACTTCCCACCTTTTCAAGATGTATTGAAGAATGGCGATAAATCACTTTATAAAAACTGGTTTTATATTGAGGACTTCCCTGTTCAAACGAAGCCAAAGCCTAATTATGCGACGTTTGCTTTTACAGAAGCGATGCCAAAGCTTAACACGTCTAATGCGGAGCTTCGCGAATATTTACTAGAAGTTGGTCGCTATTGGGTAAGGGAATTTAATATTGACGGTTGGCGATTAGATGTAGCAAACGAGGTATCACATGACTTTTGGCGCGAGTTCCGTAAAGAAGTTCGTGCCATTAAGCCAGATGTATATATCTTAGGAGAGATCTGGCATGATGCGATGCCGTGGCTGCAAGGAGATCAATTTGATGCAGTCATGAACTATCCATATACAAGTGGAGCCATTGACTTTTTTGCCAAGCAAGAAATAACGGCAGAAGAATTTGTGAACCAAACGGTCGAAACGCTCGTGATGTATCCAAAGAATGTGATGGAAGCAGCGTTTAATTTATTAGGAAGTCACGATACGCCCCGCATTTTAACGATCTGTGAAGGGAATAAGGAAAAGGTTAAGCAGTTGTTCACATTCCTGCTATCAGCACCAGGAACGCCGTGTATTTATTATGGAGATGAAATTGGGATGTCAGGTGATATGGACCCAGGATGTCGAAAGTGCATGGAGTGGGCAGAAGAGAAGCAAGATCGTGAGCTGCTGCAGTATATTACAGATCTAATTGCGCTTCGCCGGGAAAAAGGTGTTTTTGGAAACGATGGAGAGCTTGATTTTGTTCAATACAGCAACGAAACAAATCATGTGATGTACACGAAAACGAATGGAGACGATACGCTTTTATTTGTCTTTAACAACAGTTCAGAAGCCATTTCTGTTACAAAGCCTGATTCACTCAAAGGAAAGAAACTTCTTCCGGTCATCGATACGAATGTGAGCCTAGATGAAAAAGAGCTCAAGCTTGCTGGGCATGAGGTATTAATTGTTGAAATCGTTTAATTTAAAATAGGGTTGAAAAAGAAGGGGAAATGAAAGATGATCGAGACGTTTAAGGTGACGATTACACCCTTGCAAAGGGAGAGAACGGTGCGGGTCTATCTTCCGCCAAGCTATTATTCTAGCAAACAAAACTATCCTGTGTTATACATGCACGACGGACAAAACTTATTCTTCGATGAAGAGGCAGGGTACGGGATGGCGTGGAAGATTGGTGAATTTTTGGATTCGTCTTCTTATGAACTCATTGTGGTAGGAATTGATTGTAATACGGAAAATGAAGGAAATAAGCGTTTGGACGAATATGGTCCTTGGGAAAACAAAGACATTGGAAAATTGATGAGAAATTTAGATGAGACGTTCGGTGGAGAAGGAAAGCAATACGTAGAGTATATCGTAAACGAGCTCAAGCCATTTATTGATGACAAATATCGTACCATTTCGAACGATACAGCGATGGCGGGGAGTTCCATGGGTGGGTTAATTTCCACTTACGCAGCTTTTCAATATCCAAATGTATTTAATCGTATTGCCTCTCTATCTTCTGCATATTGGTTTAACCAAAAGGAAATCGAAGAACTAGTCAATCAAAGTGAACCGACGATCATTCAAAAATTTTATTTAGATGTCGGCACCCAAGAAGCGTCTGGTGATGTTGATGCAGCAATGTACGTCGATTCCAGTAAACGTTTGTATAAGCTAATTAAGGAAAAAGTGATTGAGTGTAAGTTTGAAATTGTAGAAGGGGCGAAGCATAACGAAATTGCTTGGAATAAGCGCCTTCCAGAGATTTTTGCGTTTTTATATAAATAATAGCAAGTAAGTTACCTAGCCTCTTCCTTCTGCGCGTTTGTGTGGAGAAGGAAGAGGCTTTTTGTTCTGCACAAAAAAGCTACGCTGAAAATAGTCGTTGGTTCTTTATATTTTAAACGTCAAGCAGGGGCTTGTGTTGCAGCTACGTTAATAAGGAAGTTAAAGGTACACATGAAATGGTGAAAAAATCCTGTTTATGGATATTGACTTCCAAATTTTAAGTTGGTATTATATCACTATGCGATATATCGTTAGTCGATATAAAGACAGGAGAGAAGAGCAATGAAAAAGAAACGAACGGTTGATGATCATCTTCCTTTGACGCACACAACGTACTACATTCTGCTCGCTCTAGGGTCTTCACTTCACGGGTACGGCATTATGCAAAAGGTAGAAGAGATGAGTAAGGGAACGGTAAGACTCGGACCTGGTACGCTTTATGGGGCCCTTAGTAAGCTAGAAAAGGACGGATTAATCGTAAAAGTGGACGTTCAAGAGCGTAAGAAAAATTATCAGCTGACCGATCTTGGAAATCGCGTTATCCAAGCAGAGTATGAGCGTCTGCATGAACTTGTAGAAAGAAGTAAGCCGTATGTTAAGAAACTAGGGGAGGATTTGACATGAAAAAAGAAAAGAGTTGTTTTCGCATCTTTTTCGCCTGGCAAGATGAAAAAGAAGAGCAGTGGTTAAATAGTATGGTTCAAAAAGGATGGTATTTTAAAGGATACAGAAGGGGCAGATACTATTTTGAGCAGGGCGAACCGGCAGATGTGATCTACAAGCTCGATTACAAGAGCACGTCGAACAAAGACATGGAAGAGTACAAAACGATTTTTAAAGAGGCGGGCTGGGAGCACGTAGATTCTTTTTTAGGCTGGCACGTTTTCAAAGGAAAAGCTGGAGAACGTTTTTCGGAAACGCTGTATTCCGATCGTGAGTCCAATGCTCAAAAGTACAAAGGATTATTGCTAACTACTGGATTAGCTTTTATAAGCGGATTATCAATTGCAACTTCCCTCGTTTTCAATGACAGTGTGACTAATTCATCAGTAGGTGATTTTTTTAAAGGTTTCTATACCGCTCTGTTAGTCCTGCTGGGGTTATCACTTACGTTAATTTATCGTAAATATCGTCGTCTGTTATCTCATTAACAAAGCGCTATCACATACATAAAAAATGAATAAAAACACAACTGCTCACCAAATAATCATCATGATGGTGAGTTTTTTTGTAAAATTATTCAAAAAAACTGTTATAGATCATAAATTAATTGTGTCTATTCTGTGACAGATACAGTATAATGGACATAGTCGAGCCTTGACGACGCTTTAAAAACAAAAAAGAAAGCGTTATCAAAGAGTGAGGGGAGGTTTAGGAAGCGTAAGAGATATGTAGAATCATTCGCGACCACCATTTTGTCACTAACCATCATGAAACGAGAATGTGCCATACATAGTTTCTTCC includes:
- a CDS encoding LacI family DNA-binding transcriptional regulator, whose translation is MKKVTMKDIAKEAKVSVATVSYIINNVKNQTIPLETRNRVLEIAHRLNYAPNLAARSLVKQKTGLVGILLNRGPNETVWKELYHARFVSQLEKRLTEDGYHVLFSTIDEKAPNHHIITERKLDGVFLIDVKESNFYRISNQFTMVPIVLIDSYIEDELFFKVLPDFERAVQCAKQYITRDYVIIMEEFQNEQILQRVKAASGVLDEYIHIATSEEDLAYFLAKNKGKQVIVFNEFLATAVKNQHANEDIICVCTAGCEELVPRTVKKVTFKSSKDEIAFHIMKLLLDEEDCSDMIKYKMQEAE
- a CDS encoding alpha/beta hydrolase; the protein is MIETFKVTITPLQRERTVRVYLPPSYYSSKQNYPVLYMHDGQNLFFDEEAGYGMAWKIGEFLDSSSYELIVVGIDCNTENEGNKRLDEYGPWENKDIGKLMRNLDETFGGEGKQYVEYIVNELKPFIDDKYRTISNDTAMAGSSMGGLISTYAAFQYPNVFNRIASLSSAYWFNQKEIEELVNQSEPTIIQKFYLDVGTQEASGDVDAAMYVDSSKRLYKLIKEKVIECKFEIVEGAKHNEIAWNKRLPEIFAFLYK
- a CDS encoding PadR family transcriptional regulator, with the protein product MKKKRTVDDHLPLTHTTYYILLALGSSLHGYGIMQKVEEMSKGTVRLGPGTLYGALSKLEKDGLIVKVDVQERKKNYQLTDLGNRVIQAEYERLHELVERSKPYVKKLGEDLT
- a CDS encoding glycoside hydrolase family 13 protein; protein product: MLKEAVYHRPKGNFAYAYDAETLHIRLRTKKEDCSAVTILWGDPFSWEKNENDVWEWHRDQSVSMRKEKSTSLFDYWFGEIKTETKRVKYAFQLEQKNETAIYTEKGFFVDLNTRTNNSFFTFPYLNEEDVFSAPSWVKDTVWYQIFPERFGNGDESINPKGTLPWGSTEPKPDNFFGGDLQGIMDHLDHLVELGITGLYLTPIFKAYSNHKYDTIDYMEIDPQFGDKETFKQFVDTCHEKGIKVMLDAVFNHSGFYFPPFQDVLKNGDKSLYKNWFYIEDFPVQTKPKPNYATFAFTEAMPKLNTSNAELREYLLEVGRYWVREFNIDGWRLDVANEVSHDFWREFRKEVRAIKPDVYILGEIWHDAMPWLQGDQFDAVMNYPYTSGAIDFFAKQEITAEEFVNQTVETLVMYPKNVMEAAFNLLGSHDTPRILTICEGNKEKVKQLFTFLLSAPGTPCIYYGDEIGMSGDMDPGCRKCMEWAEEKQDRELLQYITDLIALRREKGVFGNDGELDFVQYSNETNHVMYTKTNGDDTLLFVFNNSSEAISVTKPDSLKGKKLLPVIDTNVSLDEKELKLAGHEVLIVEIV
- a CDS encoding DUF2812 domain-containing protein; protein product: MKKEKSCFRIFFAWQDEKEEQWLNSMVQKGWYFKGYRRGRYYFEQGEPADVIYKLDYKSTSNKDMEEYKTIFKEAGWEHVDSFLGWHVFKGKAGERFSETLYSDRESNAQKYKGLLLTTGLAFISGLSIATSLVFNDSVTNSSVGDFFKGFYTALLVLLGLSLTLIYRKYRRLLSH